The Ascaphus truei isolate aAscTru1 chromosome 3, aAscTru1.hap1, whole genome shotgun sequence genome includes a region encoding these proteins:
- the SRSF1 gene encoding serine/arginine-rich splicing factor 1, with product MSGGGVIRGPAGNNDCRIYVGNLPPDIRTKDIEDVFYKYGAIRDIDLKNRRGGPPFAFVEFEDPRDAEDAVYGRDGYDYDGYRLRVEFPRSGRGAGGRGGGGGGGGGGGGGGGGGGGGGGGGGGGGGGGGGGGGGGAPRGRYGPPSRRSEYRVIVSGLPPSGSWQDLKDHMREAGDVCYADVFRDGTGVVEFVRKEDMTYAVRKLDNTKFRSHEGETAYIRVKVDGPRSPSYGRSRSRSRSRSRSRSRSNSRSRSYSPRRSRGSPRYSPRHSRSRSRT from the exons ATGTCAGGAGGTGGCGTGATCAGGGGGCCGGCGGGCAACAACGACTGTCGCATCTACGTCGGGAACCTGCCGCCCGACATCCGCACCAAGGACATCGAGGACGTGTTTTACAAATACGGCGCCATCCGGGACATCGACCTGAAGAACCGCAGGGGGGGACCCCCCTTTGCCTTCGTTGAGTTCGAGGACCCGAG GGATGCAGAGGATGCAGTGTATGGTCGAGATGGTTATGACTATGATGGCTATCGCCTCCGGGTTGAGTTTCCACGGAGTGGACGGGGAGCTggcggaagaggaggaggaggcggcggtggtggtggtggtggaggaggaggaggcggcggtggtggtggtggtggaggaggcgggggtggtggtggtggtggcggcggaggtggtggaggaggagCCCCCCGAGGAAGATATGGTCCTCCATCTAGACGGTCAGAATACAGAGTGATTGTTTCAG GGCTGCCTCCGAGTGGAAGTTGGCAGGATTTGAAGGATCACATGCGTGAAGCAGGTGATGTATGTTATGCCGATGTTTTCCGAGATGGTACCGGTGTCGTGGAGTTTGTACGGAAAGAAGATATGACCTACGCAGTGCGGAAACTGGATAACACTAAATTTAGATCGCATGAG GGGGAAACTGCCTACATTCGCGTTAAAGTTGATGGTCCAAGAAGCCCAAGCTATGGAAGATCGCGGTCCCGTAGCCGCAGTCGTAGCAGGAGCCGTAGTAGAAGCAACAGCCGCAGTCGCAGCTATTCTCCAAGAAGAAGCCGTGGATCTCCACGTTACTCTCCCCGTCACAGCAGATCCCGTTCCCGTACATAA